In a single window of the Nicotiana tomentosiformis chromosome 8, ASM39032v3, whole genome shotgun sequence genome:
- the LOC104119698 gene encoding subtilisin-like protease, giving the protein MVLYRSILTIIGITFLFSSFTTNANERPVDERPKEKQSNSQVYIVHCEFPDGDRATGYQDLESWYLSFLPATTADSSREAPRLIYSYRNVLTGFAAKLSPDDLKEMEKKEGFISARPEKQLDLYTTHSLNFLGLHQNMGFWNDSNYGKGVIIGVIDTGIFPDHPSFSDGGMPPPPAKWKGKCEFNVTKCNNKLIGARYFQSSGNGSPWDENGHGTHTASTAAGNFVPGANIFGNANGTAAGVAPLAHVAIYKVCSPTTCSESDILAAMDMAIQDGVDVLSLSLGGITYNFYEDVVAVGAFSAMERGIFVSCAAGNSGPSSFSLSNEAPWILTVGASTIDRKIKATAVLGNNEEYDGESAFQPSDFPSTLLPLAYPGNDASDSYAKFCTPDSLKNINVMGKIVLCEVGNITRVNKGKAVKAAGGVAMILMNTELLANTTSAEAHVLPVTHVSYADGLKIKEYINSTLIPTATIVFKGTVIGDDRAPVVAGFSSRGPNYASPGILKPDIIGPGVNILAAWHISLENNINTNSYFNMISGTSMSCPHLSGVAALLKSVHPDWSPAAIKSAIMTTADILNLGLDFIEDQTYNPASVLATGSGHVNPSKANDPGLIYDIEPADYVPYLCGLNYTDVQVGIILNRKVRCSEITSILEGELNYPSFSIQVSVSSTAQIYSRTVTNVGQANSIYSVEIDSPLGLDVKVEPTTLVFSEVNQKLNYQVTFTPSGTIPSTSYNQGSLKWISDKRIVRSPIAVRFLFF; this is encoded by the coding sequence ATGGTTCTATACAGGTCAATTCTCACTATAATTGGCATTACTTTTCTCTTCTCTTCATTCACCACTAATGCAAATGAACGTCCTGTTGATGAAAGGCCTAAAGAAAAACAAAGCAATTCACAAGTCTATATTGTTCATTGTGAGTTCCCTGATGGCGATAGGGCAACCGGATATCAAGATTTAGAAAGCTGGTATCTTTCTTTCTTGCCTGCAACAACCGCAGATAGCTCTCGTGAGGCGCCACGATTGATCTATTCCTATCGAAACGTTCTAACAGGTTTTGCAGCTAAGTTATCTCCAGATGATCTTAAGGAAATGGAGAAAAAGGAAGGATTTATTTCTGCCCGCCCCGAAAAGCAACTTGATTTGTACACTACACATAGTCTCAATTTCTTGGGATTGCACCAGAATATGGGGTTCTGGAATGACTCAAATTATGGAAAAGGTGTGATCATTGGTGTCATTGACACTGGAATTTTCCCGGACCACCCTTCGTTTAGCGACGGTGGGATGCCACCACCCCCTGCTAAATGGAAGGGTAAGTGTGAATTTAATGTTACAAAGTGTAACAACAAGCTCATTGGAGCGAGGTACTTCCAGTCCTCGGGGAACGGGTCACCATGGGACGAAAATGGACATGGTACGCACACTGCTAGCACGGCTGCTGGAAATTTCGTGCCAGGTGCTAATATATTTGGGAATGCTAATGGAACTGCAGCGGGCGTTGCACCTCTAGCTCATGTTGCTATTTACAAAGTGTGCTCCCCTACCACTTGTTCTGAAAGTGACATTTTGGCTGCAATGGATATGGCTATCCAAGATGGTGTCGATGTGCTTTCGCTTTCCCTTGGAGGTATTACTTATAATTTCTATGAAGACGTCGTTGCAGTTGGTGCATTTAGTGCAATGGAAAGGGGAATCTTTGTTAGTTGTGCTGCTGGAAATTCAGGACCATCCAGTTTTTCACTTTCTAATGAAGCGCCATGGATTTTAACAGTTGGTGCAAGTACGATAGACAGGAAAATTAAGGCTACTGCTGTGCTTGGAAACAATGAAGAATACGATGGAGAATCAGCTTTTCAACCTAGTGACTTTCCTTCGACACTGTTGCCTCTTGCCTATCCTGGAAACGATGCTAGTGACTCTTATGCAAAATTTTGTACCCCTGATTCGCTGAAAAACATAAACGTCATGGGAAAGATAGTGTTGTGTGAGGTTGGTAATATAACGCGAGTCAATAAAGGAAAAGCAGTGAAGGCGGCTGGTGGTGTTGCCATGATCCTTATGAATACAGAACTCCTAGCCAACACAACATCTGCGGAGGCACATGTCCTTCCGGTGACACACGTTAGCTATGCAGATGGTCTAAAGATCAAAGAGTATATAAACTCAACATTAATCCCTACTGCAACAATAGTATTCAAGGGAACTGTAATCGGAGATGATCGTGCTCCGGTGGTTGCTGGATTTTCTTCCAGAGGTCCAAATTATGCAAGTCCTGGAATTCTAAAACCGGACATTATTGGTCCTGGTGTTAACATCCTAGCAGCTTGGCATATTTCCTTAGAGAATAACATAAACACGAACTCTTATTTCAACATGATTTCAGGTACCTCAATGTCGTGTCCTCATCTCAGTGGTGTTGCAGCACTGCTAAAAAGTGTTCACCCTGATTGGTCTCCAGCTGCAATTAAGTCAGCAATTATGACAACAGCTGATATCTTAAACCTCGGATTGGACTTCATCGAGGATCAAACGTACAATCCAGCTAGTGTCTTGGCTACGGGTTCAGGCCATGTTAATCCATCAAAAGCAAATGATCCTGGCCTGATATATGACATAGAACCAGCTGACTACGTACCTTATCTATGTGGTTTAAATTACACAGATGTACAAGTTGGGATCATTTTGAATCGCAAAGTTAGATGTTCAGAGATAACTAGCATCTTAGAAGGTGAACTAAATTATCCATCATTTTCGATCCAAGTCAGTGTCAGCTCAACTGCTCAGATATATTCAAGAACTGTGACGAACGTAGGACAAGCCAACTCAATATACAGTGTTGAAATTGATTCACCGCTGGGACTTGATGTGAAAGTTGAGCCAACTACACTTGTTTTTTCAGAGGTGAACCAAAAGTTGAACTATCAAGTGACTTTTACACCTTCTGGTACAATTCCAAGTACCAGCTATAATCAGGGATCTCTAAAATGGATTTCTGACAAACGCATTGTTAGGAGCCCAATTGCTGTGAGATTCCTCTTTTTCTAG
- the LOC138898107 gene encoding uncharacterized protein encodes MAIKLKEINWKNGGTKLDVNTGKPKYYDLCRKWGKPGHFIKDRPLLKQDQYKNNFDKAAKRNPVPDKRFKRKNIADNVVKQDLAAWEDSSGESEEENDHGDSSMMAVESEATEYDSIFALLSLMLMKMTTMMSLINDKDALTVELGKVKQIRDDLVVVIVDLKETIENLKKEKDVVDEKIANIEHERYDLMVVVVDLKETFECVRKEKEVLAERVANIEHERDDLLVVVVDLKETIGELKMESKPENSQKGKEVASEAHIKLESELNSVKSSLCAELEKNKQFQEELGRVKSDLEKSLKWTWSSDAIIAMYTNNGGNRQGIGFQREKISYNSHRKYVTVPDNWLCTHSGNTGHFKENYMARFQSQQKNKVFAEKNGDLSCLSDVDDDVELWHKRLGYTSFTLLNKLVRKDLVRGLPKSSFKDHKLCDACVKGKQVISSFKPKKKVSTSRPLDLFHMDLCGPMGVPSRGGRKYILVIVDDYSRFTWTLFLRTKDETFEVFVAFVKYLSEDG; translated from the exons ATGGCGATA AAGCTCAAGGAAATTAATTGGAAGAACGGAGGGACAAAATTGGATGTCAACACTGGCAAGCCAAAATATTATGACCTCTGTCGTAAATGGGGCAAGCCAGGACACTTCATCAAGGATCGCCCTCTCCTAAAGCAAGACCAGTACAAAAATAACTTTGACAAAGcagccaagaggaacccggttcctgataAACGCTTTAAGAGAAAGAATATCGCTGACAATGTTGTAAAGCAAGATCTTGCTGCATGGGAAGATTCCTCCGGcgaatctgaagaagaaaatgatcatggtgatagttcaatgatggcagtggaaagtgaagcaactgagtatgactcaatctttgccttgcTCAGTCTGATGTTGATGaagatgacgacgatgatgag tcttataaatgataaagatGCTTTAACTGTAGAGTTAGGAAAAGTAAAACAAATCAGAGATGACTTAGTAGTCGTTATTGTTGATTTAAAGGAAACAATTGAGAACCTGAAGAAAGAAAAGGATGTCGTAGATGAAAAAATTGCAAATATAGAACATGAAAGATATGATCTAATGGTCGTTGTGGTAGACCTAAAAGAGACCTTTGAGTgtgtaagaaaggaaaaagaagtctTAGCTGAGAGAGTTGCTAATAttgagcatgagagagatgacctattagtGGTGGTTGTGGACTTAAAGGAAACAATTGGGGAACTTAAAATGGAGAGTAAGCCTGAAAATtctcaaaagggaaaggaagttgcaagtgaggcacacattaagcttgaaagtgagttaaattcagtgaaatctagtctgtgtgctgagcttgagaaaaacaaaCAATTTCAGGAAGAACTAGGTAGAGTGAAGagtgatcttgaaaaatcactcaagtggacTTGGTCCTCTGATGCTATCATTGCTATGTACACCAATAATGGGGGAAACAGGCAGGGGATTGGGTTCCAAAGGGAAAAGATTTCCTACAACTCTCATAGAAAGTACGTCACTGTACCTGATAATTGGCTTTGCACTCACAGCGGTAATACTGGGCACTTTAAAGAAAACTATATGGCCAGATTTCAGTCacaacagaaaaataaagtttttgctgAAAAA AATGGTGATCTCAGTTGTCTAAgtgatgttgatgatgatgttgaatTATGGCATAAGAGGCTGGGTTATACAAGCTTCACGTTGTTGAACAAATTGGtcaggaaggacctggttcgtggtctgcccaagtcaagcttcaaggatcacaaactgtgtgatgcatgtgtaaaaggcAAGCAAGTCATATCCTCATTCAAGCCCAAAAAAAAAGTTagtacctcaaggccacttgatcttTTTCACATGGATCTCTGTGGACCTATGGGGGtgccaagtagaggaggaaggAAGTACATCCTTGTGATAGTTGATGACTACTCCAGATTCACCTGGACCTTGtttctcagaaccaaggatgaaacttttGAAGTGTTCGTTGCTTTTGTCAAATATTTAAGTGAAGATGGGTAA
- the LOC138898106 gene encoding secreted RxLR effector protein 161-like, which translates to MGSEFEMSIMGELNFFLGIQVKQSQKGTMISQQKYIKELLKRFDMETSKVIDTPIATATLLDMDEPGSLVNQTMYRGIIGSLLYLTASRPNIVFSMGLCVRFQSNPKDSHLKAAKRILRYLKGTHDLVLYYPSGDNFDLIGYADVDYAGYLVDMKSTSGMAYFLGSCIISWGTRKQNSVAISTAEAEYVVASSCYAQLMWIK; encoded by the coding sequence atggggAGTGAGTTTGAGATGAGTATTATGGGAGAATTAAATTTCTTCCTGGGAATTCAAGTGAAGCAATCTCAAAAGGGAACAATGATAAGTCAACAGAAGTACATCAAGGAGCTACTAAAAAGGTTTGACATGGAAACATCAAAAgttattgacactcctattgccacAGCTACTCTtctagacatggatgaacctggttctcttgtaaatcagaccatgtatagagggatcatagggtcactcttgtatctcactGCAAGCAGACCAAACATTGTGTTCAGCATGGGCCTTTGTGTAAGGTTTCAATCTAATCCAAAGGACtctcatctgaaggctgccaagagaatattgagatatctcaaaggaacgcaTGACCTagttctctactatccctcaggTGACAACTTTGATCTTATTGGGTATGCTGACGTTGATTATGCAGGATATCTGGTGGACATGAAAAGCACGTCTGGAATGGCATATTTCCTGGGTTCTTGCATAATCTCATGGggtacaaggaagcaaaactcagTGGCAATCTCaactgcagaagcagaatatgtaGTAGCTTCTTCTTGCTATGCTCAATTGATGTGGATCAAGTAG